The Armatimonadota bacterium DNA segment TCGGCGCTGCCTCCGGCGATGCTCACGATGATCGGACGCCCCAGCGTGCGCAGGAAGGGCATCTCCCGGGCGATGAACCCGGCGACGCCGGGGTTGCGCAGGCCGATGGCGTTCAACCATCCGCTGAGCACCTGGATGGTGTCCGGCCCCGGATGGCCCTCCCGGGGCTCCATTGTTACGGACTTGGTGACGATGCCGCCGAACGCGCGTAGGTCGTATGCAGCCTGCACCTGCCGGCCGAACTCCAGCGGCCCGGGCGCGGCGAGAACCGGGCAGGGAAAGGTGATGCCGGCGAGGGTGACGGCCAGCGACTGTTCGGCGGCCACGCTACCTGGGCGTCCGGCCAGCAGGAATCAACTCGAACCCGGCCGTGAGGAAACGCCAGTCGAAGCCAAACGCATGCTTGATGCCTCTACGCTTCATCGTAACAAGACTGACCGCGTCGGTGTACGAGAACTCTTGGTCCCGGTACTGCCGCAGCAGCGACCGGGCGTCGCCTTCCAGCTCTGCATCGGCATACACGAGAGCCAATCGAGGTGTGGCCTGCAGCCGGTCCAGCAAAGCCCAGGCCGGAGCAAACCCCACTTCCCTCCGAAGAAAGGTGTAGCTCTCAGCGATGACGAGGTTCGTGACCACCACTTGGTGGAAACGGCGCAGTATCCCGGGCCACGCCGCCGATGCGTGCGCGTGGTGACTATCGGCGAGCGATAGGAGGGCGATCCACCCCCCGGTGTCCACGAAGATCCTAGCGGCGGCGGCCACGCGGGCTGTGTGCCTGGACAAGGTAGGCATCGTGGCGCTCGGCTCCGTCGCGCGGCCCGCCGGGTGCGGCCAACTCCGGCAACTCCATCAGCGGATCGGCGTCGGGAGGCAGGGCCTCCTCAATCACCCGGTCGGCTCCTTCCCGCAGGAGACAGGCAAGAGAGACGTCGCGGCGGCGCGCAATCTCCCGCAGGACGCGGTGTTGGCGGTCCTCCAGGTAGATCTGAATGGGCCTCTTCTTGATGGCCATTTCTATCACCATACCAGATATACATCGTATTCCCTAACATCGTCAAGAGCGATACATAGAACGAGACTGTCAAGCCCAGGGTTGCGCTTCTCTTGGCTGGTTGTTGTCGGTTCGACTCCCGTTAGCCTCCTGCTGACGAGGCCGTGTCCTCTGTGGCCACTGCCGGACTCCTCTATGCCGTCGGCTGCCTCAGGCCTCGTAGGGCTCGGCGCAGCTGGGTATGTGCCCCTGACAGCATCGGCAGACGAACTTGCAGCCAGTCGTCAGCGTCCCGGTGGTCCACGGTGCGCCGTATCCTGCGTACCGCTTCCCTGACGACGGGCTGGAACCG contains these protein-coding regions:
- a CDS encoding type II toxin-antitoxin system VapC family toxin; translation: MPTLSRHTARVAAAARIFVDTGGWIALLSLADSHHAHASAAWPGILRRFHQVVVTNLVIAESYTFLRREVGFAPAWALLDRLQATPRLALVYADAELEGDARSLLRQYRDQEFSYTDAVSLVTMKRRGIKHAFGFDWRFLTAGFELIPAGRTPR